A portion of the Alphaproteobacteria bacterium CG11_big_fil_rev_8_21_14_0_20_39_49 genome contains these proteins:
- a CDS encoding phage portal protein, giving the protein MALKLVRNKRQVKSGDNFPYSSTYYNSYLNTLGKPVWSGREYVKFADEGYIKNVIAHRCISMIASGAAGVPWKLSRLTGSVRHEVSEHGVLKLLKRPNPCFGGAEFFEKIYSHMLIGGNAYIHMVKDNGNSVRELFALRPDRVSVIANHDCMPQGYRYEVGNKVKDFMVDRLTGQSDILHLKKFHPLNDWYGLSSIEAAAYSIDQHNEASAWNQALLQNGARPSGALIVKTGDNGEGGYLSEEQYIRIKSQMDETHSGSVNAGRPLLLEGGLEWKEMSISPKDMDFINTKHSAARDIALAFGVPPQLLGIPEDATYNNMAEARLSLWEQTILPMVDNITDSLNSQLLPIFGNDLKLSMNLDSISALAPRREAAWNRVKDADFLSDEEKKKMVGLK; this is encoded by the coding sequence ATGGCGTTAAAGCTTGTTAGAAATAAAAGGCAGGTTAAGTCGGGGGATAATTTTCCTTATTCTTCAACTTATTATAACAGCTATTTAAATACGCTCGGAAAGCCTGTATGGAGCGGAAGGGAATATGTGAAATTCGCAGATGAAGGATATATCAAGAACGTTATAGCACATAGATGCATTTCAATGATAGCAAGCGGTGCAGCAGGCGTTCCGTGGAAATTGAGCAGGCTTACAGGCTCGGTCAGGCATGAAGTGTCGGAGCATGGGGTGCTGAAATTATTAAAAAGACCGAATCCATGCTTTGGAGGGGCGGAGTTTTTTGAAAAAATCTATAGCCATATGTTAATAGGCGGTAACGCTTATATTCATATGGTAAAGGATAACGGCAACTCGGTAAGGGAACTTTTTGCACTCAGACCCGATAGGGTAAGTGTTATTGCAAATCATGACTGTATGCCTCAAGGTTATAGATATGAAGTGGGAAATAAGGTCAAAGACTTTATGGTTGACAGGCTTACGGGGCAATCTGATATTCTGCACCTTAAAAAATTCCATCCGCTCAATGACTGGTACGGGCTTTCTTCTATAGAAGCTGCCGCATATTCAATAGACCAGCACAATGAAGCATCTGCTTGGAATCAGGCGTTACTCCAAAACGGAGCAAGACCCAGCGGAGCTTTAATTGTTAAAACAGGAGATAATGGTGAAGGCGGCTACTTAAGCGAAGAGCAATATATAAGAATTAAGAGCCAGATGGACGAAACGCATAGCGGCTCGGTAAATGCGGGAAGACCTTTATTATTAGAAGGCGGGCTTGAATGGAAAGAAATGAGCATTTCGCCTAAGGATATGGATTTTATCAATACCAAACATAGTGCGGCAAGGGATATTGCTCTGGCTTTTGGCGTGCCGCCTCAGTTGCTTGGTATCCCCGAGGACGCAACTTATAATAATATGGCAGAGGCAAGGCTTTCCCTTTGGGAACAAACCATATTACCGATGGTGGATAATATTACCGATAGCCTTAATAGTCAGTTACTTCCGATTTTCGGTAATGACCTGAAATTGTCTATGAATCTTGATAGTATCAGTGCGTTAGCTCCAAGAAGGGAAGCTGCGTGGAACAGGGTAAAAGATGCAGACTTTTTAAGTGATGAAGAAAAAAAGAAAATGGTGGGGTTGAAATGA